Proteins encoded by one window of Pseudomonas tructae:
- a CDS encoding M16 family metallopeptidase — translation MSERSAPRYTLIGLGLLLLIGLLAFFLAKPAQSDNAAQPATSTAAKPANTLQSLAELDGKAPSRRQLNIQTWNTAEGARVLFVEARELPMFDLRLTFAAGSSQDGDALGLATLTNAMLNEGVAGKDVTAIAEGFEGLGADFGNGAYRDMAVASLRSLSAADKREPALKLFAEVVGKPTFPQDALARIKNQMQAGFEYQKQNPGKLAGIELFERLYGTHPYAHPSDGTAKSIPPITLEQLRAFHAKAYAAGNTVIALVGDLSRSDAQAIAAQVSAALPKGPALAKVAQPSEPKAGATHIDFASKQTHLMLAQLGIDRNDPDYAALSLGNQILGGGTFGTRLMSEVREKRGLTYGVYSVFSPMQVRGPFMINLQTRAELSEGTLKLVQDILADYLKSGPTQQELDDAKRELAGSFPLSNASNASIVGQLGAIGFYNLPLTWLEDYMQQSQALTTEQVKAALNKHLAADKMVIVTAGPSVPQKPLPPPTDKPAEQPLGVPEH, via the coding sequence ATGAGTGAACGCAGCGCACCCCGCTACACCCTGATCGGCCTGGGCCTGCTGTTGCTGATCGGCCTGCTGGCATTCTTCCTGGCCAAGCCTGCGCAGTCCGATAACGCCGCGCAACCGGCCACCAGCACTGCCGCCAAACCGGCCAACACCTTGCAATCGCTGGCAGAACTGGACGGCAAGGCACCAAGCCGCCGGCAATTGAACATCCAGACCTGGAACACCGCCGAAGGCGCACGCGTGCTGTTTGTCGAGGCACGCGAGCTGCCAATGTTCGACCTGCGCCTGACCTTCGCCGCCGGTAGCAGCCAGGACGGTGATGCCCTGGGCCTGGCAACCCTGACCAACGCCATGCTCAACGAAGGCGTGGCCGGCAAGGATGTCACCGCCATCGCCGAAGGTTTCGAAGGCCTGGGCGCCGATTTTGGCAACGGCGCCTACCGCGACATGGCCGTGGCCTCGCTGCGCAGCCTGAGCGCCGCCGACAAGCGTGAGCCGGCGCTCAAGCTGTTCGCCGAAGTGGTCGGCAAACCAACCTTCCCGCAAGACGCCCTGGCGCGTATCAAGAACCAGATGCAGGCCGGCTTCGAGTACCAGAAGCAGAACCCGGGCAAACTGGCCGGCATCGAGCTGTTCGAGCGCCTGTACGGCACCCACCCCTATGCCCACCCGAGTGACGGCACCGCCAAAAGCATCCCGCCGATCACCCTGGAGCAACTGCGCGCCTTCCACGCCAAGGCCTATGCCGCCGGCAACACGGTGATCGCCCTGGTCGGTGACTTGAGCCGCAGCGATGCCCAAGCCATTGCCGCGCAAGTCTCCGCGGCCCTGCCCAAAGGCCCGGCCCTGGCCAAGGTGGCACAGCCAAGCGAACCCAAGGCCGGTGCCACCCACATCGATTTTGCCTCCAAGCAGACCCACCTGATGCTCGCGCAACTGGGCATCGACCGTAATGATCCGGACTACGCCGCGCTGTCGCTGGGCAACCAGATCCTTGGCGGTGGTACCTTCGGAACCCGCCTGATGAGCGAAGTGCGCGAGAAACGCGGCCTGACCTACGGCGTGTACTCGGTGTTCAGCCCGATGCAGGTGCGTGGCCCGTTCATGATCAACCTGCAGACCCGTGCCGAGCTCAGCGAGGGCACCCTCAAGCTGGTCCAGGACATCCTCGCCGACTACCTCAAGAGCGGCCCGACCCAGCAGGAACTGGACGACGCCAAGCGTGAACTGGCCGGCAGCTTCCCGCTGTCCAACGCCAGTAACGCCAGCATCGTCGGCCAGTTGGGCGCCATCGGCTTCTACAACCTGCCACTGACCTGGCTGGAAGACTACATGCAGCAGTCCCAGGCGCTGACCACTGAACAGGTCAAGGCCGCGCTGAACAAACACCTGGCCGCTGACAAGATGGTCATCGTCACCGCCG
- a CDS encoding M16 family metallopeptidase encodes MNALARRAAGLLLSTVCLPFAAFAADTQPTHEFILDNGLKVVVREDHRAPVVVSQIWYKVGSTYESPGQTGLSHALEHMMFKGSEKLGPGEASRILRDLGAEENAFTSDDYTAYYQVLARDRLPVALELEADRMASLRLPADEFSREIEVIKEERRLRTDDQPNAKAFELFSAMAFPASSYRTPTIGWMADLDRMKVEELRHWYESWYVPNNATLVVVGDVTVDEVKGLAQRFFGAIPKRAVPPAKLPLELAEPGLRETNLHVQTQLPSLIYGFNVPGLATAKDPRSVHALRLISALLDGGYSARLPSRLERGQELVSGASSSYNPFTRGDSLFLVSATPNLQKHKTLADVEGGIWKLLEELKTTPPSAEELERVRAQVIAGLVYDRDSISSQATAIGQLETVGLSWKLIDSELDELKSVTPADIQNAARTYFTHERLSVAHVLPEENAHE; translated from the coding sequence ATGAATGCTCTAGCCCGCCGCGCCGCTGGCCTGTTGCTCAGCACAGTTTGTCTGCCGTTCGCGGCCTTTGCCGCCGATACGCAACCCACCCACGAGTTCATTCTCGACAACGGCCTGAAAGTGGTCGTACGCGAGGATCACCGGGCGCCGGTGGTGGTCTCGCAGATCTGGTACAAGGTCGGTTCGACCTACGAGTCCCCCGGCCAGACCGGCCTTTCCCATGCCCTGGAACACATGATGTTCAAGGGCAGCGAAAAGCTTGGCCCCGGCGAAGCCTCGCGCATCCTGCGTGACCTGGGCGCCGAAGAGAACGCCTTCACCAGCGACGATTACACCGCCTATTACCAGGTGCTGGCCCGCGACCGCCTGCCGGTGGCGCTGGAGCTTGAAGCCGACCGCATGGCCAGCCTGCGCCTGCCGGCCGACGAGTTCAGCCGCGAAATCGAGGTGATCAAGGAAGAACGCCGCCTGCGCACCGACGATCAACCCAACGCCAAGGCCTTCGAGCTGTTCAGCGCCATGGCCTTCCCGGCCAGCAGCTACCGTACCCCGACCATCGGCTGGATGGCCGACCTTGACCGCATGAAGGTCGAGGAGCTGCGTCACTGGTACGAATCCTGGTACGTGCCGAACAACGCCACCCTGGTGGTGGTCGGCGATGTCACCGTCGATGAGGTCAAGGGCCTGGCCCAGCGTTTCTTCGGCGCCATCCCGAAACGCGCGGTGCCACCGGCCAAGCTGCCGCTGGAACTGGCCGAGCCGGGCCTGCGGGAAACCAACCTGCACGTGCAAACCCAGCTGCCGAGCCTGATCTACGGCTTCAACGTCCCGGGCCTGGCCACCGCCAAGGACCCACGCAGCGTACACGCCCTGCGGCTGATCTCGGCTCTGCTCGACGGCGGCTACAGCGCGCGCCTGCCAAGCCGCCTGGAACGCGGCCAGGAGCTGGTCTCCGGCGCTTCGTCCAGCTACAACCCGTTCACCCGCGGCGATAGCCTGTTCCTGGTCTCGGCCACGCCGAACCTGCAGAAACACAAGACCCTGGCCGATGTCGAAGGCGGTATCTGGAAGCTGCTCGAAGAGCTCAAGACCACCCCGCCTTCGGCTGAAGAGCTTGAGCGCGTGCGCGCCCAGGTCATCGCCGGGCTGGTCTACGACCGCGACTCCATCAGCAGCCAGGCCACCGCCATCGGCCAGCTGGAAACCGTCGGCCTGTCGTGGAAGCTGATCGACAGCGAGCTGGACGAGCTGAAAAGCGTCACTCCGGCGGACATCCAGAACGCCGCCCGCACCTACTTCACCCATGAACGCCTGAGCGTTGCCCACGTACTGCCCGAGGAGAACGCTCATGAGTGA